One Phycisphaeraceae bacterium genomic window carries:
- a CDS encoding cobalamin-dependent protein (Presence of a B(12) (cobalamin)-binding domain implies dependence on cobalamin itself, in one of its several forms, or in some unusual lineages, dependence on a cobalamin-like analog.), translating to MPTAIHQPTTEFEKMDRCADLPHRPRVLLGKMGLDGHDRGVKIIARALRDSGAHVIYSGLWQTPQSLAISARDEDCDVIAASMMSNSHLVLGPRLLESLRALGRPDIPVYMGGILPQDDIPKLKAAGVKECFTTGTGLLDIVNAVRGSVVERAEKVSGHATAQLARDISLLHEKGSLRKGAPLRRPKRVIGVTGSPGAGKSTLVAQLVNEYCRRAKTDKSLGRVAVVAFDPMSPITKGALLGDRLRVDFNSMSEAAFYRSLAISGEDYHHLDQIVQLIGGAQPPEADGLSGQFDTVFIETVGAGQNETKIREHVDKTALVLVPGMGDAVQMDKAGILEIADVFVCNKADHPGQNELMRDLREIAGRRPALETIATRSQGIPELLDILLGG from the coding sequence ATGCCAACCGCGATTCACCAGCCCACGACCGAGTTCGAGAAGATGGACCGCTGCGCCGACCTGCCCCACAGGCCGCGCGTGCTGCTGGGCAAGATGGGTCTGGACGGGCACGACCGAGGCGTGAAGATCATCGCGCGGGCGCTGCGCGACAGCGGCGCGCACGTGATCTATTCCGGGCTGTGGCAGACGCCGCAGTCGCTGGCGATCTCGGCGCGCGACGAGGACTGCGACGTGATCGCGGCGTCGATGATGAGCAACTCGCACCTGGTGCTGGGCCCGCGCCTGCTGGAGTCGCTGAGGGCGCTGGGTCGCCCGGACATCCCGGTGTACATGGGGGGGATCCTGCCCCAGGACGACATCCCGAAGCTGAAGGCGGCCGGCGTGAAGGAGTGCTTCACGACCGGCACGGGCCTGCTGGACATCGTGAACGCGGTGCGCGGGTCGGTGGTGGAGCGCGCCGAGAAGGTGTCGGGCCACGCGACGGCGCAGCTCGCGCGGGATATCTCGCTGCTGCACGAGAAGGGATCGCTGCGCAAGGGCGCGCCGCTGCGCCGGCCGAAGCGCGTGATCGGCGTGACGGGCTCGCCCGGCGCCGGCAAGTCGACGCTCGTGGCGCAGCTGGTGAACGAGTACTGCCGTCGCGCGAAGACGGACAAGTCGCTCGGGCGCGTCGCGGTGGTGGCGTTCGACCCGATGTCGCCCATCACGAAGGGCGCGCTGCTGGGCGATCGCCTGCGCGTGGACTTCAACTCGATGAGCGAGGCGGCGTTCTATCGCTCGCTGGCGATCAGCGGCGAGGACTACCACCACCTGGACCAGATCGTGCAACTCATCGGCGGCGCGCAGCCCCCGGAGGCCGACGGCCTGTCGGGCCAGTTCGACACCGTGTTCATCGAGACCGTGGGCGCCGGCCAGAACGAGACGAAGATCCGCGAGCACGTCGACAAGACGGCGCTGGTGCTCGTCCCCGGCATGGGCGACGCGGTGCAGATGGACAAGGCGGGCATCCTCGAGATCGCCGATGTGTTCGTCTGCAACAAGGCGGACCACCCCGGCCAGAACGAGCTGATGCGCGACCTGCGCGAGATCGCGGGCCGGCGCCCGGCGCTGGAGACCATCGCCACGCGTTCGCAGGGCATCCCCGAGCTGCTGGACATCCTGCTGGGGGGCTGA
- a CDS encoding co-chaperone GroES — MAVKPLEDRVLVKPIEQNTKTESGLYLPETAKERPMQGQVVATGPGKRLDNGTIAKPSVKNGDTVVFGKYAGSEIEIKGVKHLIMRESELLGVLA; from the coding sequence ATGGCCGTCAAACCCCTTGAAGACCGCGTGCTCGTGAAGCCCATCGAGCAGAACACGAAGACCGAATCGGGGCTCTACCTGCCCGAGACCGCGAAGGAGCGCCCTATGCAGGGGCAGGTCGTCGCGACCGGGCCGGGCAAGCGCCTCGACAACGGCACGATCGCCAAGCCCTCCGTGAAGAACGGCGACACCGTCGTGTTCGGCAAGTACGCCGGCTCGGAGATCGAGATCAAAGGCGTCAAGCACCTGATCATGCGCGAGAGCGAACTGCTGGGCGTGCTGGCCTAA
- a CDS encoding DUF4238 domain-containing protein yields the protein MNAPAPALCRDQHFVAQMISRRFCNADGKLFQLRKQTWSVDAGAKSPKGVLWGKEFYGPPGNLLDRIYTRIENEFGKIYDELCGADKVSRKALDTFIQFSAAQATRTPFVGLAFNDASLAGDSLAWARVSETRLWMWRQTLQIFRQDWWGWRRLCLPEDGEPLLLTDHPACFAPRIGSGGLFWLFPLSPYVVYVGGERVSLGSIDEHDVQGLNLMLLGAAVDRVYSGNKGLLDQLQASLSPDRDGGDTEIAAVLRAPSFGDLAEPSGAPDWLKSVSLVDAAKIAFMASNQVGVM from the coding sequence ATGAACGCGCCGGCTCCGGCACTTTGCCGTGATCAACACTTTGTTGCACAAATGATCAGTCGCCGTTTCTGTAACGCAGACGGCAAGCTGTTTCAGTTGCGCAAGCAGACTTGGAGCGTCGATGCTGGGGCAAAGTCGCCGAAAGGTGTTCTTTGGGGCAAGGAGTTCTACGGGCCGCCGGGTAATCTTCTCGATCGGATCTACACACGAATCGAGAATGAATTCGGTAAGATCTACGACGAATTGTGCGGGGCAGACAAGGTTAGCAGGAAAGCACTGGATACATTTATTCAATTCTCTGCTGCGCAGGCCACTCGGACCCCGTTTGTTGGCCTCGCTTTCAATGACGCCTCACTAGCCGGCGATTCTCTTGCATGGGCAAGGGTGTCTGAGACTCGGTTATGGATGTGGCGACAAACCCTGCAGATCTTTCGGCAAGACTGGTGGGGATGGCGTCGACTCTGCCTGCCTGAGGATGGCGAGCCGCTATTGCTCACGGATCACCCTGCGTGCTTTGCTCCGCGCATAGGCTCTGGCGGGCTTTTCTGGCTCTTTCCGTTGTCGCCGTATGTTGTCTATGTTGGTGGCGAACGTGTGTCGCTCGGCAGCATTGATGAGCATGATGTGCAGGGGCTTAACCTGATGTTGTTGGGGGCGGCGGTAGATCGTGTGTATTCAGGGAACAAAGGGCTTCTTGATCAATTGCAGGCATCGCTTTCACCTGACCGTGATGGGGGCGATACCGAGATTGCTGCCGTTCTTCGCGCGCCTTCATTTGGTGACCTTGCAGAGCCCTCAGGTGCTCCCGATTGGCTGAAGTCTGTTAGTCTTGTCGACGCAGCAAAAATCGCCTTTATGGCATCGAACCAAGTTGGAGTGATGTAA
- a CDS encoding winged helix-turn-helix transcriptional regulator, with the protein MTTRPTTPTLPLDALERAAEVFRVLAHPVRLQLVERLDLDQPRSVGDLADELGLAHAACSQHLNLMRVHGLVERVREGRVAMYRIADPRAVVILNCIRAHAGPDAG; encoded by the coding sequence ATGACCACCCGCCCCACCACCCCGACCCTGCCTCTCGACGCGCTGGAGCGTGCGGCGGAGGTCTTTCGCGTGCTTGCCCACCCGGTCCGTCTTCAGCTGGTCGAGCGTCTCGACCTCGACCAGCCGCGCAGCGTGGGCGACCTTGCGGACGAGCTGGGCTTGGCGCACGCCGCGTGCAGCCAGCACCTGAACCTGATGCGCGTGCACGGGCTTGTGGAGCGCGTGCGCGAGGGGCGCGTCGCGATGTACCGCATCGCGGACCCGCGAGCCGTGGTCATCCTGAACTGCATCCGAGCCCACGCCGGCCCGGACGCGGGTTGA
- a CDS encoding nucleotide exchange factor GrpE codes for MAFSRKKREQRAMMQGDTERQHDEGHDEVEPKTGAQGDGFAALEEQVANLERELEEAKGLRLRALADFQNFQRRSIQNEEEAKKQGAAGVLRTVINALDHFDQALSQPAEKITAEQAVAGLKLIRDELVRAVQQAHGVTIIRPEANDEFTPGRHEALAQMPREGVKPGRVVEVYQPGYALGDRVLRAAKVIVSPGADSDAGGSEE; via the coding sequence ATGGCATTCTCACGAAAGAAACGCGAGCAGCGAGCCATGATGCAAGGCGACACGGAACGACAGCACGACGAAGGCCACGACGAGGTCGAGCCCAAGACCGGCGCGCAGGGCGACGGGTTCGCGGCGCTCGAAGAGCAGGTCGCGAACCTGGAGCGCGAGCTGGAGGAGGCGAAGGGCCTGCGTCTGCGCGCGCTCGCCGACTTCCAGAACTTCCAGCGCCGCTCGATCCAGAACGAGGAAGAGGCGAAGAAGCAGGGGGCGGCCGGCGTGCTGCGCACCGTCATCAACGCGCTGGACCACTTCGACCAGGCGCTCAGCCAGCCGGCGGAGAAGATCACCGCCGAGCAGGCGGTCGCCGGGCTGAAACTGATCCGCGACGAGCTGGTGCGCGCGGTCCAGCAGGCGCACGGCGTGACAATCATCCGGCCCGAGGCCAACGACGAGTTCACGCCGGGTCGTCACGAGGCGCTCGCCCAGATGCCGCGCGAGGGCGTGAAGCCCGGTCGCGTCGTCGAGGTGTACCAGCCCGGGTACGCGCTGGGCGATCGCGTGCTGCGCGCCGCGAAGGTCATCGTCTCGCCCGGCGCCGACAGCGACGCCGGCGGGTCGGAGGAATAA
- the groL gene encoding chaperonin GroEL (60 kDa chaperone family; promotes refolding of misfolded polypeptides especially under stressful conditions; forms two stacked rings of heptamers to form a barrel-shaped 14mer; ends can be capped by GroES; misfolded proteins enter the barrel where they are refolded when GroES binds) has translation MATKQMMFDDAALLEMKEGVTRLARAVKVTMGPTGRNVMLQKSYGGPQVTKDGVTVAKEVSLPEAFQNMGAKMVHEVAKKTNDIAGDGTTTATVLAEAIFSEGLRIVASGANPVQVQRGINAAAQAASDAIGEMATKCKGKDDYKKVATVSANHDASIGEIIAEAIAKVGAEGVVEVEEGKASDTTLEYVEGMQFDKGYLSPYFMTDPKSAECVLEDALVLLHEKKISNLADFLPLLNKVASSGKPLLIVAEEVENEALAALVVNRLRGVLKICAVKAPGFGDRRKAMMQDLAVLTGGTFFSEDLGRSLESIDLSEMGRAKKIIVTKDDTTVIEGAGKKADIKSRADQIKAQHEKSTSEYDREKLMERLAKLTGGVAIIHVGGSTEMEVKERKDRVDDALNSTRAAAKEGYVPGGGVALLRSQSAIETAKAKAKGDEKLGYDIVSRAVEACVKQIAENGGYDGDLVVEKVKESAKNVGFNAATGEYEDLVKAGIIDAALVPKTALVNAASVAGLMLTTEVLISDLKDDKKPEAQAVS, from the coding sequence ATGGCCACCAAGCAGATGATGTTCGACGACGCCGCCCTCCTCGAGATGAAAGAGGGCGTCACGCGCCTCGCCCGCGCCGTCAAGGTCACCATGGGTCCGACCGGGCGCAATGTGATGCTCCAGAAGTCCTACGGCGGGCCGCAGGTCACCAAGGACGGCGTGACCGTTGCGAAGGAAGTCTCGCTGCCCGAGGCGTTCCAGAACATGGGCGCCAAGATGGTGCACGAGGTCGCGAAGAAGACCAACGACATCGCCGGCGACGGCACGACCACGGCGACGGTGCTCGCCGAGGCGATCTTCAGCGAGGGGCTGCGCATCGTGGCCTCGGGCGCGAACCCGGTGCAGGTGCAGCGCGGCATCAACGCCGCTGCCCAGGCCGCGTCGGACGCGATCGGCGAGATGGCCACCAAGTGCAAGGGCAAGGACGACTACAAGAAGGTCGCGACGGTCTCGGCGAACCACGACGCGTCGATCGGCGAGATCATCGCCGAGGCGATCGCGAAGGTCGGCGCCGAGGGCGTGGTCGAGGTGGAAGAGGGCAAGGCCTCCGACACGACGCTCGAGTATGTCGAGGGCATGCAGTTCGATAAGGGCTACCTGTCGCCCTACTTCATGACCGACCCCAAGAGCGCCGAGTGCGTGCTCGAGGACGCGCTGGTCCTCCTCCACGAGAAGAAGATCAGCAACCTCGCCGACTTCCTGCCCCTGCTCAACAAGGTCGCCAGCAGCGGCAAGCCCCTGCTCATCGTCGCCGAAGAGGTCGAGAACGAGGCGCTCGCGGCGCTGGTCGTCAACCGCCTGCGCGGCGTGCTGAAGATCTGCGCCGTCAAGGCGCCCGGCTTCGGCGACCGTCGCAAGGCCATGATGCAGGACCTCGCGGTCCTCACGGGCGGAACCTTCTTCAGCGAGGACCTCGGGCGCTCGCTCGAGTCGATCGACCTGTCCGAGATGGGCCGCGCGAAGAAGATCATCGTCACCAAGGACGACACGACCGTGATCGAGGGCGCCGGCAAGAAGGCCGACATCAAGTCCCGCGCGGATCAGATCAAGGCGCAGCACGAGAAGTCCACCAGCGAGTACGACCGCGAGAAGCTCATGGAGCGCCTCGCGAAGCTGACCGGCGGCGTGGCGATCATCCATGTCGGCGGCTCGACCGAGATGGAGGTCAAGGAGCGCAAGGACCGCGTCGACGACGCGCTGAACTCCACCCGGGCCGCGGCCAAGGAGGGCTATGTCCCCGGCGGCGGCGTCGCGCTGCTCCGCTCGCAGAGCGCCATCGAGACCGCCAAGGCCAAGGCCAAGGGCGACGAGAAACTCGGCTACGACATCGTCTCGCGCGCCGTCGAGGCGTGCGTGAAGCAGATCGCCGAGAACGGCGGGTACGACGGCGACCTGGTCGTCGAGAAGGTGAAGGAGTCGGCGAAGAATGTCGGCTTCAACGCCGCCACCGGCGAGTACGAGGACCTGGTGAAGGCCGGGATCATCGACGCGGCGCTGGTCCCCAAGACCGCGCTCGTGAACGCCGCGTCCGTCGCCGGGCTGATGCTCACGACCGAGGTGCTGATCAGCGACCTGAAGGACGACAAGAAGCCCGAGGCCCAGGCCGTTTCCTGA
- a CDS encoding YeeE/YedE family protein, giving the protein MRNPLTMTRWSPYAAGAGIGVLSWATFLFMNKALGTSTTMVNAAGLAECLVAPEHVRGNSYLAKQVVAGNAIDWQFALVVFLAVGAFLSARLSRQKFVEHVPEIWKRRFGPSKALRYSAAFVGGLVMIIGARLANGCTSGHGISGGLQFAVSSWTFFVAMFASGVAAAFLLYGVKAGKGV; this is encoded by the coding sequence ATGCGGAATCCCCTGACGATGACGCGGTGGTCGCCCTATGCCGCCGGCGCCGGCATCGGCGTGCTCTCGTGGGCAACCTTCCTGTTCATGAACAAGGCGCTGGGCACATCAACCACCATGGTGAACGCGGCGGGGCTCGCCGAGTGCCTCGTCGCGCCCGAGCACGTGCGCGGGAACTCGTACCTCGCGAAGCAGGTCGTCGCGGGCAACGCGATCGACTGGCAGTTCGCGCTGGTCGTGTTCCTCGCGGTCGGCGCGTTCCTCTCGGCGCGGCTCTCGCGACAGAAGTTCGTCGAGCACGTTCCCGAGATCTGGAAGCGGCGCTTCGGCCCGAGCAAGGCGCTGCGCTATTCCGCCGCCTTCGTGGGCGGGCTCGTGATGATCATCGGGGCCCGTCTCGCCAACGGCTGCACCAGCGGCCACGGCATCTCGGGCGGGCTGCAGTTCGCGGTCTCGAGCTGGACCTTCTTCGTCGCGATGTTCGCGTCGGGGGTCGCCGCCGCGTTCCTGCTCTACGGCGTCAAGGCCGGGAAGGGAGTCTGA
- a CDS encoding YeeE/YedE family protein, whose product MEGITVFAPMSDLAQGALVGLVFGFLLQKARVTRFDTIVNQFLFRDFTVLKVMLTAIVVGAIGIWGMLQLGMIEGLHVKNATILGNAVGGLIFGVGMAVLGYCPGTGVAAIGDGSRHAIFGLFGAIVGAGVYAEIHAWLNTHLNKVIDLGKATFPSETGLSPWWFILATGVIAVALFVAIERLERGRAPIAAA is encoded by the coding sequence ATGGAAGGCATCACCGTCTTCGCGCCGATGTCCGACCTCGCGCAGGGCGCGCTCGTGGGCCTCGTCTTCGGCTTCCTGCTGCAGAAGGCCCGCGTCACGCGGTTCGACACCATCGTCAATCAGTTTTTGTTCCGTGACTTCACCGTGCTCAAGGTCATGCTGACGGCGATCGTCGTCGGCGCGATCGGGATCTGGGGCATGCTGCAGCTCGGCATGATCGAGGGTCTGCACGTCAAGAACGCGACGATCCTTGGCAACGCCGTCGGCGGGCTGATCTTCGGCGTGGGCATGGCCGTGCTGGGCTACTGCCCCGGCACCGGCGTGGCCGCGATCGGCGACGGCTCGCGCCACGCGATCTTCGGTCTGTTCGGCGCGATCGTGGGCGCCGGCGTCTACGCCGAGATCCACGCGTGGCTGAACACGCACCTCAACAAGGTCATTGACCTTGGCAAGGCCACCTTCCCGAGCGAGACCGGGCTGTCGCCCTGGTGGTTCATCCTCGCGACTGGCGTGATCGCCGTGGCGCTCTTCGTCGCGATCGAGCGTCTCGAACGCGGGCGGGCTCCGATCGCCGCGGCGTGA
- the dnaJ gene encoding molecular chaperone DnaJ: protein MGSTTRDYYEILSVERGANGEEIKRAYRRLAMKYHPDRNPGDKEAETKFKECAEAYEVLSDDQKRQVYDKYGHEGLRGRAAGGPGAAHDFSRMNVEDIFSMFNDIFDGVGGGRAGRARRGVARGYDLETEITLTLKDVLEGTTREVEFTRLDVCQECAGSGAEKGSEPVQCTTCAGHGFVIQTGLGGMFRMQTVCPGCRGRGKMVLDSCTKCRGKGRVPSKRRLSVKIPRGIHDGQAVRIAGEGEPPQQEVSADGSGQRGDLHVVVRVEADDLFERDGDNLLIELPITYTQAALGAQITVPSIDTEHQLAVPRGTQHGAVFTINGAGLPNLRSGKRGNLMVVTDLQVPKKLTEKQEQLLRQLAETEDVAVAPRKSGLWSKLRDAMGA, encoded by the coding sequence ATGGGCAGCACGACACGCGACTATTACGAGATCCTCTCCGTCGAGCGCGGGGCGAACGGCGAGGAGATCAAGCGCGCGTATCGGCGCCTGGCGATGAAGTACCACCCGGACCGCAACCCGGGCGACAAGGAAGCGGAGACGAAGTTCAAGGAGTGCGCCGAGGCCTACGAGGTGCTCTCCGACGACCAGAAGCGCCAGGTCTACGACAAGTACGGGCACGAGGGCCTGCGCGGTCGGGCCGCCGGCGGGCCGGGCGCGGCGCACGACTTCTCGCGGATGAACGTCGAGGACATCTTCTCGATGTTCAACGACATCTTCGACGGCGTCGGCGGGGGGCGCGCCGGTCGGGCGCGGCGCGGCGTGGCGCGCGGGTATGACCTCGAGACCGAGATCACGCTGACGCTCAAGGATGTGCTCGAGGGCACGACGCGCGAGGTCGAGTTCACGCGCCTCGATGTCTGCCAGGAGTGCGCGGGCTCGGGCGCCGAGAAGGGCAGCGAGCCGGTGCAGTGCACCACCTGCGCCGGGCACGGCTTCGTGATCCAGACGGGTCTGGGCGGGATGTTCCGGATGCAGACCGTGTGCCCGGGCTGCCGCGGCCGCGGCAAGATGGTGCTCGACAGCTGCACGAAGTGCCGGGGCAAGGGGCGCGTTCCCTCGAAGCGCCGCCTGTCGGTGAAGATCCCCAGGGGCATCCACGACGGGCAGGCGGTGCGCATCGCGGGCGAGGGCGAGCCGCCCCAGCAGGAGGTCTCGGCCGACGGGAGCGGGCAGCGCGGCGACCTGCACGTCGTGGTGCGCGTCGAAGCGGACGACCTGTTCGAGCGCGACGGCGACAACCTGCTCATCGAACTGCCCATCACCTACACGCAGGCGGCGCTGGGCGCACAGATCACGGTGCCCTCCATCGACACCGAGCACCAGCTGGCTGTTCCCCGTGGAACACAGCACGGCGCGGTCTTCACGATCAACGGCGCGGGGCTCCCGAACCTGCGCAGCGGCAAGCGCGGGAACCTGATGGTCGTCACCGACCTGCAGGTGCCCAAGAAGCTCACCGAGAAGCAGGAGCAGCTGCTGCGCCAGCTGGCGGAGACCGAGGACGTGGCGGTGGCGCCGCGCAAGAGCGGGCTGTGGTCGAAACTCCGCGACGCGATGGGCGCGTGA
- a CDS encoding DUF1579 domain-containing protein, whose amino-acid sequence MKLSMFALGAALTLQVASSGALAQAALQDTKQPSKPATPAPAAAAQPEMEDMMKAVMEAGTPGKEHKLLDPMAGKWTVKAAFWMDPGAPPMEMDAKATNEWIMGGRFLKMSYAGEFMGAPFEGMGLTGFNNISGQFETLWLDNMGTGIMTGFGSVSTDGKTFTFHSEYDDPMSGSRKKTREVIVIDSKDQHTMMSYEILPDGAEQKTMKLVYTRAKD is encoded by the coding sequence ATGAAACTCTCGATGTTTGCGCTGGGCGCTGCGCTCACGCTCCAGGTCGCGTCCAGCGGCGCGCTCGCGCAGGCGGCGCTGCAGGACACGAAGCAGCCCTCGAAGCCCGCGACGCCGGCTCCCGCCGCCGCTGCGCAGCCAGAGATGGAAGACATGATGAAGGCGGTCATGGAAGCCGGCACGCCCGGCAAGGAGCACAAGCTCCTCGACCCCATGGCGGGCAAGTGGACGGTCAAGGCCGCGTTCTGGATGGACCCGGGCGCCCCCCCGATGGAGATGGACGCCAAGGCCACGAACGAGTGGATCATGGGCGGCCGGTTCCTGAAGATGAGCTACGCCGGCGAGTTCATGGGCGCGCCCTTCGAGGGCATGGGCCTCACCGGCTTCAACAACATCAGCGGCCAGTTCGAGACCCTCTGGCTCGACAACATGGGCACCGGCATCATGACCGGCTTCGGCTCGGTGTCGACCGACGGGAAGACCTTCACCTTCCACTCCGAGTACGACGACCCCATGAGCGGTTCTCGCAAGAAGACGCGCGAGGTCATCGTGATCGACTCCAAGGACCAGCACACCATGATGTCCTACGAGATCCTTCCCGACGGCGCCGAGCAGAAGACGATGAAGCTCGTCTACACGCGCGCCAAGGACTGA